In Acidimicrobiales bacterium, the genomic window GGTAGCCATCGAGCAGCCCGGCGGCCGCCAGCAGGGCCGACCCGGTGCAGACCGAGGTGACCAGCTCGACCGGACGGACCCAGGCGGCCAGCCACTCCATGAACGGCCGGTCGTCGACGAGCCGGCGCGTCCCTATCCCGCCGGGGACCAGCACCACGTCCGGGCGGGGTGCCTCCCCGTAGGACTGGTGGGCGACGGCCTCTGGGCCCTGCGCGCTCCGCACGGGCGCGGCTGCCGGTCCGACGAGGCGGATCTCGAACCGATCACGAAGGATCCCGAAGAGCTCGAGTGGTCCGAACACGTCGAGCAGCTCGAAGCCATCGAACAGGACGACGGTGATGCGACGATGATTCTGGGCGTCGGCCAAGGGGGACATTGTCGCTCACCTCACCCGGCGCTGGG contains:
- a CDS encoding DJ-1/PfpI family protein, whose amino-acid sequence is MSPLADAQNHRRITVVLFDGFELLDVFGPLELFGILRDRFEIRLVGPAAAPVRSAQGPEAVAHQSYGEAPRPDVVLVPGGIGTRRLVDDRPFMEWLAAWVRPVELVTSVCTGSALLAAAGLLDGYRATSNKRSFDWVRKQGPQVEWVPSARWVEDRNRWTSSGVAAGMDMTLALIARLHGDQLAADLADGVELEWHRDPDWDPFAAKNALIED